The Nerophis lumbriciformis linkage group LG05, RoL_Nlum_v2.1, whole genome shotgun sequence genome contains a region encoding:
- the arhgap36 gene encoding rho GTPase-activating protein 36 isoform X2: MFLPDGPTLLASSPPAMHFYHQEGITWATMLGQSVRLQPVAIQNLSEMERARLQQVALYHLDQKDLDFKISIPREVRKQRKSLRRKFDSFSKEKKERESAPKAFGIPLSQAIANDRAFKRHQDALKESRRDCLELESSILRFRAEKRLFFNSNKTLGGSSSLSGGPAPANSVARAPPFEETQNKPLLDNSGRGQRRGGLSVDSISDLVDSQSRLLEALQLSHPAELELKKSGSSSEGRSQSKLSLNPIYRQVPRVLERCCCHIEAHGLQTVGIFRVGSSKKRVRQLREDFDVGVDVQLEEEQSVHDVAALLKEFLRDMPDPLLSRELYPAFLHANLLRGAEQLQFLQHLLYLLPPCNCDTLLRLLTLLHTVQSFAQDSVDTNNEEIPGNKMTAANLAVIFGPNLLQKERGGDAGLHAMDIEDSTAIINVTLVLVQNYRRLFMVSAELQQEVLMSLIQTDPDIIDYLLRRKLSSHVTETSSESGGRRDTGASLDSVGASSGSLSPLETPSPLFPPDGSGGEGSLTSEVFLNVLKLNQSRKRQDARYGDIRPGKSIHHMRQFHSHHNLLSLVQNPSFCSAASLHDSFTGGEHRGSMLGGAGSGGSTESNIWVRQTPAEEGKASPSASFWDFFTGKGSSSETVV, translated from the exons gagggtATAACGTGGGCGACCATGTTGGGTCAAAGCGTGCGTCTGCAGCCAGTGGCCATCCAGAACCTGTCGGAAATGGAACGAGCCAGACTCCAGCAAGTGGCCTTGTACCACCTGGACCAGAAGGATCTGGACTTTAAGATCAGCATTCCCAGAG AAGTACGCAAACAGAGAAAATCCCTGCGGAGGAAGTTTGACTCTTTttccaaagaaaaaaaagagcgtG AGTCCGCCCCCAAGGCGTTTGGCATCCCCCTCTCGCAGGCCATCGCCAACGACCGCGCCTTCAAGCGGCATCAGGACGCCCTAAAGGAGAGCCGGCGGGACTGCTTGGAGTTAGAATCTAGCATTCTGCGCTTCAGGGCCGAAAAGAGGCTGTTCTTTAACAGCAACAAGACGCTGGGCGGCTCGTCCTCGCTTTCGGGTGGTCCCGCGCCTGCCAACTCTGTGGCCCGGGCGCCACCATTTGAGGAAACGCAGAATAAGCCGCTTTTGGACAATAGCGGGCGAGGACAGAGACGG GGCGGCCTGTCTGTGGACTCCATCTCAGACCTTGTGGACAGTCAGTCTCGCCTGCTGGAGGCACTGCAGCTTTCCCATCCGGCCGAGCTGGAGCTGAAGAAGAGCGGCAGCTCGTCCGAGGGGAGGAGCCAAAGCAAGCTGAGCCTCAACCCCATCTACCGGCAAGTTCCGCGGGTTCTGGAGCGCTGTTGTTGCCACATCGAAGCCCACG GTCTCCAGACGGTGGGCATCTTCCGAGTGGGCAGCTCCAAGAAAAGAGTGCGGCAG CTGAGGGAGGACTTTGACGTCGGCGTGGACGTGCAGCTGGAGGAGGAGCAAAGCGTGCACGACGTGGCAGCCTTGCTCAAAGAATTCTTGAGGGACATGCCGGACCCTCTGCTCAGCAGAGagctgtaccccgccttcctgcACGCTAACC TTCTCCGAGGAGCAGAGCAGCTGCAGTTCTTGCAGCACCTCCTCTACCTGCTGCCTCCCTGCAACTGCGACACGCTCCTGCGCCTCCTCACCTTGCTGCACACCGTGCAGAGCTTCGCGCAGGACAGCGTGGACACCAACAACGAGGAG ATCCCCGGCAACAAGATGACCGCCGCCAACCTGGCCGTCATCTTCGGGCCCAACTTGCTGCAGAAGGAGAGAGGAGGAGACGCGGGCCTGCACGCCATGGACATCGAGGACAGCACGGCCATCATCAACGTCACGCTGGTGCTGGTCCAGAACTACAGGAGGCTCTTCATG GTTTCGGCTGAGCTGCAACAGGAAGTCCTGATGAGTCTTATCCAGACCGATCCTGACATCATCGACTATCTTCTTCGCCGCAAACTCAG CAGTCACGTGACGGAGACTAGCAGCGAGTCGGGGGGCCGCCGGGACACGGGAGCCTCTCTGGACTCAGTGGGCGCCTCCAGCGGGAGTCTATCACCGCTGGAGACCCCTTCGCCCCTCttcccccctgacgggagtggcgGCGAGGGCAGCCTGACCAGCGAGGTCTTCCTCAACGTGCTCAAGCTGAACCAAAGCAGGAAGCGACAAGACGCCAGATACG GTGATATCCGGCCGGGTAAATCCATCCACCACATGCGTCAATTCCACTCCCACCACAACCTGCTGAGCCTGGTCCAGAATCCCTCCTTCTGCTCCGCCGCCAGTCTGCACGACTCGTTCACAGGGGGCGAGCACAGGGGCTCCATGCTGGGCGGCGCAGGAAGCGGTGGGTCTACGGAGAGTAACATTTGGGTGAGGCAGACGCCTGCTGAGGAGGGCAAGGCCTCACCCTCTGCCAGCTTCTGGGACTTCTTCACGGGTAAAGGGTCGAGTTCGGAGACAGTGGTATGA
- the arhgap36 gene encoding rho GTPase-activating protein 36 isoform X3, whose product MFLPDGPTLLASSPPAMHFYHQEGITWATMLGQSVRLQPVAIQNLSEMERARLQQVALYHLDQKDLDFKISIPRESAPKAFGIPLSQAIANDRAFKRHQDALKESRRDCLELESSILRFRAEKRLFFNSNKTLGGSSSLSGGPAPANSVARAPPFEETQNKPLLDNSGRGQRRGGLSVDSISDLVDSQSRLLEALQLSHPAELELKKSGSSSEGRSQSKLSLNPIYRQVPRVLERCCCHIEAHGLQTVGIFRVGSSKKRVRQLREDFDVGVDVQLEEEQSVHDVAALLKEFLRDMPDPLLSRELYPAFLHANLLRGAEQLQFLQHLLYLLPPCNCDTLLRLLTLLHTVQSFAQDSVDTNNEEIPGNKMTAANLAVIFGPNLLQKERGGDAGLHAMDIEDSTAIINVTLVLVQNYRRLFMVSAELQQEVLMSLIQTDPDIIDYLLRRKLSSSHVTETSSESGGRRDTGASLDSVGASSGSLSPLETPSPLFPPDGSGGEGSLTSEVFLNVLKLNQSRKRQDARYGDIRPGKSIHHMRQFHSHHNLLSLVQNPSFCSAASLHDSFTGGEHRGSMLGGAGSGGSTESNIWVRQTPAEEGKASPSASFWDFFTGKGSSSETVV is encoded by the exons gagggtATAACGTGGGCGACCATGTTGGGTCAAAGCGTGCGTCTGCAGCCAGTGGCCATCCAGAACCTGTCGGAAATGGAACGAGCCAGACTCCAGCAAGTGGCCTTGTACCACCTGGACCAGAAGGATCTGGACTTTAAGATCAGCATTCCCAGAG AGTCCGCCCCCAAGGCGTTTGGCATCCCCCTCTCGCAGGCCATCGCCAACGACCGCGCCTTCAAGCGGCATCAGGACGCCCTAAAGGAGAGCCGGCGGGACTGCTTGGAGTTAGAATCTAGCATTCTGCGCTTCAGGGCCGAAAAGAGGCTGTTCTTTAACAGCAACAAGACGCTGGGCGGCTCGTCCTCGCTTTCGGGTGGTCCCGCGCCTGCCAACTCTGTGGCCCGGGCGCCACCATTTGAGGAAACGCAGAATAAGCCGCTTTTGGACAATAGCGGGCGAGGACAGAGACGG GGCGGCCTGTCTGTGGACTCCATCTCAGACCTTGTGGACAGTCAGTCTCGCCTGCTGGAGGCACTGCAGCTTTCCCATCCGGCCGAGCTGGAGCTGAAGAAGAGCGGCAGCTCGTCCGAGGGGAGGAGCCAAAGCAAGCTGAGCCTCAACCCCATCTACCGGCAAGTTCCGCGGGTTCTGGAGCGCTGTTGTTGCCACATCGAAGCCCACG GTCTCCAGACGGTGGGCATCTTCCGAGTGGGCAGCTCCAAGAAAAGAGTGCGGCAG CTGAGGGAGGACTTTGACGTCGGCGTGGACGTGCAGCTGGAGGAGGAGCAAAGCGTGCACGACGTGGCAGCCTTGCTCAAAGAATTCTTGAGGGACATGCCGGACCCTCTGCTCAGCAGAGagctgtaccccgccttcctgcACGCTAACC TTCTCCGAGGAGCAGAGCAGCTGCAGTTCTTGCAGCACCTCCTCTACCTGCTGCCTCCCTGCAACTGCGACACGCTCCTGCGCCTCCTCACCTTGCTGCACACCGTGCAGAGCTTCGCGCAGGACAGCGTGGACACCAACAACGAGGAG ATCCCCGGCAACAAGATGACCGCCGCCAACCTGGCCGTCATCTTCGGGCCCAACTTGCTGCAGAAGGAGAGAGGAGGAGACGCGGGCCTGCACGCCATGGACATCGAGGACAGCACGGCCATCATCAACGTCACGCTGGTGCTGGTCCAGAACTACAGGAGGCTCTTCATG GTTTCGGCTGAGCTGCAACAGGAAGTCCTGATGAGTCTTATCCAGACCGATCCTGACATCATCGACTATCTTCTTCGCCGCAAACTCAG CAGCAGTCACGTGACGGAGACTAGCAGCGAGTCGGGGGGCCGCCGGGACACGGGAGCCTCTCTGGACTCAGTGGGCGCCTCCAGCGGGAGTCTATCACCGCTGGAGACCCCTTCGCCCCTCttcccccctgacgggagtggcgGCGAGGGCAGCCTGACCAGCGAGGTCTTCCTCAACGTGCTCAAGCTGAACCAAAGCAGGAAGCGACAAGACGCCAGATACG GTGATATCCGGCCGGGTAAATCCATCCACCACATGCGTCAATTCCACTCCCACCACAACCTGCTGAGCCTGGTCCAGAATCCCTCCTTCTGCTCCGCCGCCAGTCTGCACGACTCGTTCACAGGGGGCGAGCACAGGGGCTCCATGCTGGGCGGCGCAGGAAGCGGTGGGTCTACGGAGAGTAACATTTGGGTGAGGCAGACGCCTGCTGAGGAGGGCAAGGCCTCACCCTCTGCCAGCTTCTGGGACTTCTTCACGGGTAAAGGGTCGAGTTCGGAGACAGTGGTATGA
- the arhgap36 gene encoding rho GTPase-activating protein 36 isoform X1, whose product MFLPDGPTLLASSPPAMHFYHQEGITWATMLGQSVRLQPVAIQNLSEMERARLQQVALYHLDQKDLDFKISIPREVRKQRKSLRRKFDSFSKEKKERESAPKAFGIPLSQAIANDRAFKRHQDALKESRRDCLELESSILRFRAEKRLFFNSNKTLGGSSSLSGGPAPANSVARAPPFEETQNKPLLDNSGRGQRRGGLSVDSISDLVDSQSRLLEALQLSHPAELELKKSGSSSEGRSQSKLSLNPIYRQVPRVLERCCCHIEAHGLQTVGIFRVGSSKKRVRQLREDFDVGVDVQLEEEQSVHDVAALLKEFLRDMPDPLLSRELYPAFLHANLLRGAEQLQFLQHLLYLLPPCNCDTLLRLLTLLHTVQSFAQDSVDTNNEEIPGNKMTAANLAVIFGPNLLQKERGGDAGLHAMDIEDSTAIINVTLVLVQNYRRLFMVSAELQQEVLMSLIQTDPDIIDYLLRRKLSSSHVTETSSESGGRRDTGASLDSVGASSGSLSPLETPSPLFPPDGSGGEGSLTSEVFLNVLKLNQSRKRQDARYGDIRPGKSIHHMRQFHSHHNLLSLVQNPSFCSAASLHDSFTGGEHRGSMLGGAGSGGSTESNIWVRQTPAEEGKASPSASFWDFFTGKGSSSETVV is encoded by the exons gagggtATAACGTGGGCGACCATGTTGGGTCAAAGCGTGCGTCTGCAGCCAGTGGCCATCCAGAACCTGTCGGAAATGGAACGAGCCAGACTCCAGCAAGTGGCCTTGTACCACCTGGACCAGAAGGATCTGGACTTTAAGATCAGCATTCCCAGAG AAGTACGCAAACAGAGAAAATCCCTGCGGAGGAAGTTTGACTCTTTttccaaagaaaaaaaagagcgtG AGTCCGCCCCCAAGGCGTTTGGCATCCCCCTCTCGCAGGCCATCGCCAACGACCGCGCCTTCAAGCGGCATCAGGACGCCCTAAAGGAGAGCCGGCGGGACTGCTTGGAGTTAGAATCTAGCATTCTGCGCTTCAGGGCCGAAAAGAGGCTGTTCTTTAACAGCAACAAGACGCTGGGCGGCTCGTCCTCGCTTTCGGGTGGTCCCGCGCCTGCCAACTCTGTGGCCCGGGCGCCACCATTTGAGGAAACGCAGAATAAGCCGCTTTTGGACAATAGCGGGCGAGGACAGAGACGG GGCGGCCTGTCTGTGGACTCCATCTCAGACCTTGTGGACAGTCAGTCTCGCCTGCTGGAGGCACTGCAGCTTTCCCATCCGGCCGAGCTGGAGCTGAAGAAGAGCGGCAGCTCGTCCGAGGGGAGGAGCCAAAGCAAGCTGAGCCTCAACCCCATCTACCGGCAAGTTCCGCGGGTTCTGGAGCGCTGTTGTTGCCACATCGAAGCCCACG GTCTCCAGACGGTGGGCATCTTCCGAGTGGGCAGCTCCAAGAAAAGAGTGCGGCAG CTGAGGGAGGACTTTGACGTCGGCGTGGACGTGCAGCTGGAGGAGGAGCAAAGCGTGCACGACGTGGCAGCCTTGCTCAAAGAATTCTTGAGGGACATGCCGGACCCTCTGCTCAGCAGAGagctgtaccccgccttcctgcACGCTAACC TTCTCCGAGGAGCAGAGCAGCTGCAGTTCTTGCAGCACCTCCTCTACCTGCTGCCTCCCTGCAACTGCGACACGCTCCTGCGCCTCCTCACCTTGCTGCACACCGTGCAGAGCTTCGCGCAGGACAGCGTGGACACCAACAACGAGGAG ATCCCCGGCAACAAGATGACCGCCGCCAACCTGGCCGTCATCTTCGGGCCCAACTTGCTGCAGAAGGAGAGAGGAGGAGACGCGGGCCTGCACGCCATGGACATCGAGGACAGCACGGCCATCATCAACGTCACGCTGGTGCTGGTCCAGAACTACAGGAGGCTCTTCATG GTTTCGGCTGAGCTGCAACAGGAAGTCCTGATGAGTCTTATCCAGACCGATCCTGACATCATCGACTATCTTCTTCGCCGCAAACTCAG CAGCAGTCACGTGACGGAGACTAGCAGCGAGTCGGGGGGCCGCCGGGACACGGGAGCCTCTCTGGACTCAGTGGGCGCCTCCAGCGGGAGTCTATCACCGCTGGAGACCCCTTCGCCCCTCttcccccctgacgggagtggcgGCGAGGGCAGCCTGACCAGCGAGGTCTTCCTCAACGTGCTCAAGCTGAACCAAAGCAGGAAGCGACAAGACGCCAGATACG GTGATATCCGGCCGGGTAAATCCATCCACCACATGCGTCAATTCCACTCCCACCACAACCTGCTGAGCCTGGTCCAGAATCCCTCCTTCTGCTCCGCCGCCAGTCTGCACGACTCGTTCACAGGGGGCGAGCACAGGGGCTCCATGCTGGGCGGCGCAGGAAGCGGTGGGTCTACGGAGAGTAACATTTGGGTGAGGCAGACGCCTGCTGAGGAGGGCAAGGCCTCACCCTCTGCCAGCTTCTGGGACTTCTTCACGGGTAAAGGGTCGAGTTCGGAGACAGTGGTATGA
- the arhgap36 gene encoding rho GTPase-activating protein 36 isoform X4, with protein MLGQSVRLQPVAIQNLSEMERARLQQVALYHLDQKDLDFKISIPREVRKQRKSLRRKFDSFSKEKKERESAPKAFGIPLSQAIANDRAFKRHQDALKESRRDCLELESSILRFRAEKRLFFNSNKTLGGSSSLSGGPAPANSVARAPPFEETQNKPLLDNSGRGQRRGGLSVDSISDLVDSQSRLLEALQLSHPAELELKKSGSSSEGRSQSKLSLNPIYRQVPRVLERCCCHIEAHGLQTVGIFRVGSSKKRVRQLREDFDVGVDVQLEEEQSVHDVAALLKEFLRDMPDPLLSRELYPAFLHANLLRGAEQLQFLQHLLYLLPPCNCDTLLRLLTLLHTVQSFAQDSVDTNNEEIPGNKMTAANLAVIFGPNLLQKERGGDAGLHAMDIEDSTAIINVTLVLVQNYRRLFMVSAELQQEVLMSLIQTDPDIIDYLLRRKLSSSHVTETSSESGGRRDTGASLDSVGASSGSLSPLETPSPLFPPDGSGGEGSLTSEVFLNVLKLNQSRKRQDARYGDIRPGKSIHHMRQFHSHHNLLSLVQNPSFCSAASLHDSFTGGEHRGSMLGGAGSGGSTESNIWVRQTPAEEGKASPSASFWDFFTGKGSSSETVV; from the exons ATGTTGGGTCAAAGCGTGCGTCTGCAGCCAGTGGCCATCCAGAACCTGTCGGAAATGGAACGAGCCAGACTCCAGCAAGTGGCCTTGTACCACCTGGACCAGAAGGATCTGGACTTTAAGATCAGCATTCCCAGAG AAGTACGCAAACAGAGAAAATCCCTGCGGAGGAAGTTTGACTCTTTttccaaagaaaaaaaagagcgtG AGTCCGCCCCCAAGGCGTTTGGCATCCCCCTCTCGCAGGCCATCGCCAACGACCGCGCCTTCAAGCGGCATCAGGACGCCCTAAAGGAGAGCCGGCGGGACTGCTTGGAGTTAGAATCTAGCATTCTGCGCTTCAGGGCCGAAAAGAGGCTGTTCTTTAACAGCAACAAGACGCTGGGCGGCTCGTCCTCGCTTTCGGGTGGTCCCGCGCCTGCCAACTCTGTGGCCCGGGCGCCACCATTTGAGGAAACGCAGAATAAGCCGCTTTTGGACAATAGCGGGCGAGGACAGAGACGG GGCGGCCTGTCTGTGGACTCCATCTCAGACCTTGTGGACAGTCAGTCTCGCCTGCTGGAGGCACTGCAGCTTTCCCATCCGGCCGAGCTGGAGCTGAAGAAGAGCGGCAGCTCGTCCGAGGGGAGGAGCCAAAGCAAGCTGAGCCTCAACCCCATCTACCGGCAAGTTCCGCGGGTTCTGGAGCGCTGTTGTTGCCACATCGAAGCCCACG GTCTCCAGACGGTGGGCATCTTCCGAGTGGGCAGCTCCAAGAAAAGAGTGCGGCAG CTGAGGGAGGACTTTGACGTCGGCGTGGACGTGCAGCTGGAGGAGGAGCAAAGCGTGCACGACGTGGCAGCCTTGCTCAAAGAATTCTTGAGGGACATGCCGGACCCTCTGCTCAGCAGAGagctgtaccccgccttcctgcACGCTAACC TTCTCCGAGGAGCAGAGCAGCTGCAGTTCTTGCAGCACCTCCTCTACCTGCTGCCTCCCTGCAACTGCGACACGCTCCTGCGCCTCCTCACCTTGCTGCACACCGTGCAGAGCTTCGCGCAGGACAGCGTGGACACCAACAACGAGGAG ATCCCCGGCAACAAGATGACCGCCGCCAACCTGGCCGTCATCTTCGGGCCCAACTTGCTGCAGAAGGAGAGAGGAGGAGACGCGGGCCTGCACGCCATGGACATCGAGGACAGCACGGCCATCATCAACGTCACGCTGGTGCTGGTCCAGAACTACAGGAGGCTCTTCATG GTTTCGGCTGAGCTGCAACAGGAAGTCCTGATGAGTCTTATCCAGACCGATCCTGACATCATCGACTATCTTCTTCGCCGCAAACTCAG CAGCAGTCACGTGACGGAGACTAGCAGCGAGTCGGGGGGCCGCCGGGACACGGGAGCCTCTCTGGACTCAGTGGGCGCCTCCAGCGGGAGTCTATCACCGCTGGAGACCCCTTCGCCCCTCttcccccctgacgggagtggcgGCGAGGGCAGCCTGACCAGCGAGGTCTTCCTCAACGTGCTCAAGCTGAACCAAAGCAGGAAGCGACAAGACGCCAGATACG GTGATATCCGGCCGGGTAAATCCATCCACCACATGCGTCAATTCCACTCCCACCACAACCTGCTGAGCCTGGTCCAGAATCCCTCCTTCTGCTCCGCCGCCAGTCTGCACGACTCGTTCACAGGGGGCGAGCACAGGGGCTCCATGCTGGGCGGCGCAGGAAGCGGTGGGTCTACGGAGAGTAACATTTGGGTGAGGCAGACGCCTGCTGAGGAGGGCAAGGCCTCACCCTCTGCCAGCTTCTGGGACTTCTTCACGGGTAAAGGGTCGAGTTCGGAGACAGTGGTATGA